The genomic window AGGGGAAATCTGCCTTGAAGGACAAACTCACCGGCTCCATTATGCTGATCACCGCGACCTTAATTTGGGGAACGTCCCTGACGGCGCAAAGCATCGCCGCCAGCCATACCGGCCCCTTCACATTCAACGCCTCAAGGTTCCTGCTCGGCGGGATGGTGCTGCTGCCAATCCTCCTGATTAAAAAACCTGCCGTCAGCGTCCCTCCATCTGTTCCCCGCCGGAGCCGCCTCCTGATCTTTGGCGGGATTATATGCGGAGGGATCGTCTTCATCACGGCGTCGCTGCAGCAAATCGGCATCGCCGGCACAACGGCGGGGAAGGCCGGCTTCATCACCTCCCTGTATATCGTCATCGTACCGGCCCTGGGGCTGTTCTTCGGCAGAGCGCTCCCTCTTCGGACTTGGGGGTGCATCATTCTTGCCATCGCCGGAATGTATCTCCTCTGCGTCAATGAGCGTTTCCTCTTTGGATTCGGCGATGCCTTGATCCTACTCTGCGCCTTTTCCACCGCCGTCCATATCCTTGCCATAGACTATTTTTCCTCACGGGTCGACTGTGTCAGGCTTTCATGCCTGCAGTTCTTCGTCTGCGGCATTCTGAGCCTAATCGCCGCGTTTATAGTGGAAAACCCGCTCCGGCAGTCAGCAGCCGTCAGCGTCGGCGCTGTCTTATACACCGGGATATTCTCCTGCGGCATCGCCTATACGCTGCAGGCGCTGGGACAAAAAAACGTCCAGCCCGCTGCGACTGCGCTGATCTTGAGCTTTGAATCGGTATTTTCCGTTCTTGCCGGGTGGATCGTACTTGGAGAAAGATTAAACGCCAGAGAAATTTCCGGCTGTTTAATGATGTTCGCCGCCATCACCGCCTCGCAAATACCGAATATCAACGCCGTCAAAGAGAAAATCAGAGAAACGTCACCGTGAGTATTTACGGGGCGGCGAACGCCGCGAACGTGCAAAAAGCGGCGCGGGGACCGTGCCGCCGCTCCCTTTGTTGACAACCTCCGCACCTGATGCTATCGTTGAAAAAACGAATTACACAAGGGGTGCCTGTTTGACCGCATTGTAAGGGAGACTAAACCGCATAAGGGGACTGCGTAAACGGTGTTTTTATACCGTCTTATGTTGGTATGCGGTTTTGCTTCATACAGGGCGGTGACGGGCTCACCTGCAAACGGCACCTCACCGGGCACCGTTTTGGCTGTACCTTTTGTTACGTATGGGCAAAGTCTCCCGTAAGTCTACCCCTCCACGCCCGATAAAATCGTAAAAAACTGAGACGCTGTCCGCCGCAGAGTGACACCAGCGGCATATGATTGATAATGGAGGAAACGACAAAATGATATACAGAAGAGAAGAGGAAAGAGACCACGCCGAGGTCTGCCGTGTAGTGGAAAGGGCCTTTGAAAACGCCGAGCACCACGACGGCACCGAACATGAGCTTGTAGCGCGGCTCAGAAAAAGCGGCGCTTTCGTACCCGAACTTTCGCTTGTCGCGGAAGAAGAGGGACGGATCGTCGGCCACATCATGTTTACCAGGATCGGCCTCGGAGAGGCCCGCGCGCTGGCGCTGGCGCCGCTCTCGGTCCTGCCGGAGTTCCAGCGGCGCGGCGTCGGTTCGCGGCTCATGGCGGAGGGACACCGGATCGCCAAAGAGCTCGGCTACGAATTTTCCGTCGTCCTGGGAAGCGAAAGCTACTATCCGCGCGCCGGATACCGCCCGGCGTCGGAGTTTGCCATCAAAGCGCCCTTCGACGTGCCGGAGGCAAACTTCATGGCTCTGCCTCTGCGCGAAGGGCTCCCCGCGCCCAAGGCGACGGTGGAATACGCGGAAGAATTTTTCGCGTAAGAGAGCATAAGGGCAAAGGAGACGCGCACTGGCGGCGCGCCTCTTTTGCTTTCCTTAGAAATTCACTTCGTCAGGCCGCCGTGGTTCTGAGGCGGCCACATATAGGCGGGTACCGCCTATCTCTCCCTTTTGCCCATTATCAGCAGGCAGGGAAGCATGGCCAGCAGCGCGAGCGCGCCGGCGCCGATTCCGTTGCAGCCGCCTGAGCCGCCGCTGTGGACCACCGTCGCCGCCATCACCTTCACCTCGCAGGAGGCGCTGTACGCGCCATCCTCGGTGACCGCCGTTATCACGCAGGTTCCTTCGCCTTTAGCGGTGACCGTTCCATCTTTGTCCACCGTGGCAACCGACTCTTTGCTGCTGCTCCAGGTCAGCGGCTGTTCGGCCATCCCCCGGAAAGCGGCGGATATCTTTTCCGTCACGCCCCTGCTGACCGTCATTGCGACGGGTGTGAGGATCAAAGCGGGCTTCTGCGGCGCCTCTTTTACCGTCACATCACAGGAGGCGCTGTAACTGCCGTCTTTGGTGGCCGCCGTTATCACGCAGTTTCCTTCGCTTACGGCGATCACCGTTCCGTCCTGCTCCACCGTGGCGACCGACTCATTATCGCTGCTC from Cloacibacillus sp. includes these protein-coding regions:
- a CDS encoding N-acetyltransferase; this translates as MIYRREEERDHAEVCRVVERAFENAEHHDGTEHELVARLRKSGAFVPELSLVAEEEGRIVGHIMFTRIGLGEARALALAPLSVLPEFQRRGVGSRLMAEGHRIAKELGYEFSVVLGSESYYPRAGYRPASEFAIKAPFDVPEANFMALPLREGLPAPKATVEYAEEFFA
- a CDS encoding DMT family transporter, giving the protein MKDKLTGSIMLITATLIWGTSLTAQSIAASHTGPFTFNASRFLLGGMVLLPILLIKKPAVSVPPSVPRRSRLLIFGGIICGGIVFITASLQQIGIAGTTAGKAGFITSLYIVIVPALGLFFGRALPLRTWGCIILAIAGMYLLCVNERFLFGFGDALILLCAFSTAVHILAIDYFSSRVDCVRLSCLQFFVCGILSLIAAFIVENPLRQSAAVSVGAVLYTGIFSCGIAYTLQALGQKNVQPAATALILSFESVFSVLAGWIVLGERLNAREISGCLMMFAAITASQIPNINAVKEKIRETSP